In Acidiferrobacteraceae bacterium, the genomic stretch GCCTTGCGCGCGGTCGAGACTGTGGACTTCATGACCGCCAACTGGGCCCATCTTCCGTATGAGATCCTGGACGCAATCTCCCGGCGCATCATTAACGAAGTACGCGGAATCAGCCGCGTAGTCTACGATATGTCCGGCAAGCCACCGGCCACCATCGAGTGGGAATAGGAAGCGGGGCAATGGTGAAGATGGTTCGCCGATTGCTGGGCAACACGCGAAAGTCCGATTCGGCAGAACCGCTCTTCTTGATCTACCAGATGGGCAAGGTCGGGTCTTTGACGATCGAGAAGAGTCTGACGGACAGCGGTTTCCGTCATGTAGTACATACGCACAAGCACAACAAGGCACGAAAACTGCTCAGATGGAACTGGTCCCGCAGGAAGGTCGTGGTGATTACCGGTTTTCGGGAACCTTTGCGCAGATGCATTTCCGCATACTTTCAGAACTTCTCCAAACCTCCAAGCAAGTGGTGGTACATTGGCGAAACGGAGGCCGTGCTCGGAAAATCTGTTGACTGGCTGATTGACGATTTCAACAGGAAGGCACCGCCTCATGTTGATGCCGTAGTACGGCCCTGGTTGAACAATTTCATGGAGACCTTTCATTTGCAGTCCTCAGACTTCCGGCAGGTGAAGAATCATTGGAAGGCAGAAAGAAGGAACATTGAAGTATTTGTCTACAAATTGGAGACGATGCAAGATTTCCTGGAAGACATGGGTGCGGAGCCGATTTTCAGGAATGTTTCCTTCACGAGACAGAATGATGCCTCGGAGAAATGGTCTGGAAAACTTTATGCGGACTTCGTGAAGGCATATAGAATAACGAGGCCGGACTATGAAAGAGTCTTCGGGAATATCGATTACGTGGACATTTTCTATGACAGGGACGAGGTTCACAAACTGATCTCCGGCATGCTATTGGATTGACGCCAGCGCATGGATTACTCCGGGTATTTTCTTTTGGATAACGGTTGCCCTGGACCAGGTAAAGCCAACAGCGGTAGCGGAAGTCCGGGACAGGCTGCTTTACTCGGGCAAATCGGAGAGCAGGTCCCCAGAAGGCTTTTCCTGGAAACCCGGCGGCTTGATCGAAATCTTGCTGCGGGTGATTGTCTATATGCGGACCAGGCATCAGGGACCGATGAGATTGGGTGAACGATGATTTCAATCCAGAAACGATTTCTTTTTGTGCATGTTCCCAAGACCGGGGGCAACAGCATTCAAAACATTCTGAGCACCTACTCGGAAGACGCCATCGTTTCAGTATCGGAGCATCAGGATGGGCTGGAGCGGTTTGAGTTGCGCAACAGCCGGTACGAGACGTCCAAGCACTCGAAGCTGTCGAAGTACAAGAGGGTTCTGGATGCGAGCTTGTACAATTCCCTGTTCAAGTTTGCGACAATCAGGAATCCGTGGGATCGCATGATTTCGCTCTATTTCTCGCCGCATAGAGGTGTGACGGAGTGGAACCGGGCGGAATTCCTGAAACTCGTGAACAAGGTTCCAACCCTCCGTCGCTATGTCTGTG encodes the following:
- a CDS encoding sulfotransferase family 2 domain-containing protein, producing MISIQKRFLFVHVPKTGGNSIQNILSTYSEDAIVSVSEHQDGLERFELRNSRYETSKHSKLSKYKRVLDASLYNSLFKFATIRNPWDRMISLYFSPHRGVTEWNRAEFLKLVNKVPTLRRYVCEKSLTQSLLGKFGLPNGKGRRALDADVDVLMRFEHLEEDFRKVCTRLEIPFSPLPKRNASIREHYSKYYDEELKLLVQEKFREEIEFGDYRFDDV